The Euzebya sp. genome segment TCCCGGCACCTGATCTGCTGGGACCTCGTAGCCCTGCGCCTCGATCGCCTGCACGATCGCGTCACGAGAGGTGGTGGCGTCGTCGAAGCGCACCCGCACCGTGGCAGCGGCGATGTCGACCTCGGCGTCGGCCACCCCGTCGAGGGGGCGCAACGCACCCTCGATGGAGGACTTGCAGTGGTCGCAGTGGATCTCGGGCACGGCGATGGTCTCGGTCGTCATGCCACCAACCATACCCATAGGGGGTATCAGCTGACAACCCGTCCCTCACCCGTCGTCGAGCAGCCGCCGCAGCGCTGCATCCCA includes the following:
- a CDS encoding heavy-metal-associated domain-containing protein; translation: MTTETIAVPEIHCDHCKSSIEGALRPLDGVADAEVDIAAATVRVRFDDATTSRDAIVQAIEAQGYEVPADQVPGAGS